The following coding sequences are from one Comamonas koreensis window:
- a CDS encoding Hpt domain-containing protein, translated as MSIAIENKAENAQPTEERDLGPLAWINDEVRRSLESTVKALLRYSRDVEAAKVSDLEAIDTTGIRVAKQYLHQVKGALQMVGVDQAAELVGLMEVAAQRFAAKPHLCTEKSVALMEKTSFALLEYLSHVLKGRNVSFVALFPQYKEMQAFAGVERVHPADLWHGDQAQQEPLTPAVAALPLDRSARERLDSDMLQIIKSADSRAAQDLTAVCLGLAQGQTQKPLKLFWKVAAGFFDALAYKLLDPDLYVKRSASRVIMQFAAHAKGSSDVDQGLQHELNFFCAVAQGPDEAKAAVLQAVRVSLQTEALQGVNYGQERFGQYDPAVLAQARKRLESAAELWSSLADGDRYKIKPVADQFHLIRESLHKLHIGADELGAALGRVTERLVSTSTPPSTPMAMEVATAVLYLQANLESLDVKPALMRERADRLAQRLDHVLADQPPEPLETWVEELYRRVSDHQTMGSVVDELHSTLAEAEKHLDQYFRNPDDVSMLGTVTGSLSQMRGVLSVLGLDQAVAATQHLRTVVDQLAAGQVADEDKPVVFEKLGNSLGALGFLLDMLGYQRTLARKLFVFDATSGELRIVMGTQKAGDVAPAPVPVAAAPVAAPAVPEEPEDDSVYFAPTIPAPLFDASPAPAPKAPAVLAPDLQFFAPTPVHAPAPAPAPVVVAAAQPEASDESLDEELLEIFLEEAQSVVQTGGQALQSLRRNAADAEALTTLRRAFHTLKGSSRMVGLVQYGDAAWSMEQVLNSWLAEHKPANAPLLALSAEALTGFGRWAEDIGAQRQSTWNPEIFRISADAMRIDGLHLPLVVPAEPGQAPEAEEWPHDTQQMALEADAPDAVETAQALAELELPVEDDAPALVAQAEATPALVWPLDGIDLELNPPAALAPAPELTTPSGLVPLAMAPESAEEVDFSEFAQAMASAEAKTAPVQAPESLQPHDSALDFVSMDAGLEFVAEDEAAKLDPAPTRLPLELPSLDLTGLPLAPESSAPSAQPAATAFDSIEFADTMLPELEALPEEPVAEPQTWLEVPADLVLPAVATGAVETPLVAQPEQAQHVDTAAESLGEALAPAAVPEPEAVLQPEAVAELEAPAEPEAPAEVPAAQEAPEVPVQPEALVEALAPDAAPTAPAVADNEEPAEVANVLGVSTALFNVYLAEAENWSHNLEKVLYAWAQAPNRNFPEDAIAYAHSLAGSSSTVGFGSLSELARALEHALSHIHNFSNPEVSWLNTCQAAGSEIRKLLHQLAAGFVKPASEIVVQDLVDIANQEVNSQLHPPYGMAEFDAEPSGLAELREHAPAAAEPVRTFAPAAVSSAALPDMLELRNDDAIEVVDVIDPDLFLIFEEEAQELLPKLGAALREWSADAQYLPPRGEVLRHLHTLKGSARLAGAMRLGEMSHRMESEVEDIGTENLTSQDIEILLARYDGLQHEFVGLQERGNQVLAEGALPQQVPPATEMGEVVAEVAASTPAAQESAGAEQAAQAADTADAGAGVQHKPLMLRMAPVRAAAGQSVRVRSQLLDRLVNEAGEVLIARSRLDMRLSNIRSSIKDMSSNLERLRTLLRDVEMQAESQMQSRMALAKDSDSGFDPLEFDRFTRVQELTRMMAESVNDVGTVQRNLQRTAEGAEDDLIAQGRQARELQRDLLRTRMVEFDSISERLYAIVRQISKELGKQVKLDITGASIEIDRGVLDRVTPAFEHLLRNSVAHGIESPEERKAQGKQPVGTIAIDVRQEGNDIAVSIHDDGAGLQLDAIRRKAVQSGLITADEPLDVDQAAQLIFAPGFSTASEVSELSGRGIGMDVVRTEIQSLGGHIVTTSETGKGTRFQMVMPLTTAVTQVVMMRAGDIKFGVPANLVEYVRRVPKALIEQAHANSIYTDNEQALPFYFAGALLQGNLRSNEEPEKTSAVVILRSATKRVAVHVDEVLGNQEVVVKNLGPQLARLPGLAGMSVLASGAIVLIYNPVALYTVYGDQIAERIAQAAVHPEVAKAPVRELAEQVVQTPLVLVVDDSITVRRVTQRLLQREGYRVALAADGLQALDRLREERPVMVLSDIEMPRMDGFELVREIRADAAMKDLPVVMITSRIADKHREHAASLGVDHYLGKPYADEVLLSLVRQCVLDDEIKAADAGSLH; from the coding sequence CGCTTTGCGGCCAAGCCCCATCTGTGCACCGAGAAATCGGTGGCGCTGATGGAGAAGACCTCGTTTGCGCTGTTGGAGTACCTGAGCCATGTGCTCAAGGGCCGCAACGTCTCCTTTGTGGCCTTGTTTCCGCAGTACAAAGAGATGCAGGCCTTTGCCGGCGTGGAGCGCGTCCACCCGGCCGACCTGTGGCATGGCGACCAAGCGCAGCAGGAGCCGCTGACCCCGGCCGTGGCCGCGCTGCCGCTGGACCGCAGCGCGCGTGAGCGCCTGGACTCGGACATGCTGCAGATCATCAAGTCTGCCGACAGCCGCGCTGCGCAGGATTTGACAGCCGTCTGCCTGGGCCTGGCCCAGGGCCAGACGCAAAAACCCCTGAAGCTGTTCTGGAAGGTGGCCGCAGGCTTCTTTGACGCGCTCGCGTACAAGTTGCTCGACCCCGACCTCTATGTGAAGCGCTCGGCGTCGCGGGTCATCATGCAGTTCGCAGCGCACGCCAAGGGTAGCAGCGATGTGGACCAGGGCCTGCAGCATGAGCTGAATTTCTTCTGTGCCGTGGCCCAGGGCCCCGATGAGGCCAAGGCGGCGGTGCTCCAAGCGGTGCGCGTCAGCCTGCAGACGGAAGCACTGCAAGGCGTCAACTACGGCCAGGAGCGGTTTGGCCAGTATGACCCGGCCGTGCTGGCGCAGGCGCGCAAGCGCCTGGAGTCCGCTGCCGAGCTGTGGTCGTCGCTTGCCGATGGCGACCGCTACAAGATCAAGCCGGTGGCCGACCAGTTCCACCTGATCCGCGAATCGCTGCACAAGCTGCATATCGGTGCCGACGAGCTGGGTGCAGCGCTGGGCCGCGTCACCGAGCGGCTGGTGAGTACCAGCACGCCACCGTCGACGCCGATGGCCATGGAAGTGGCCACGGCCGTGCTGTACCTGCAGGCCAATCTGGAGTCGCTCGATGTCAAGCCCGCGCTGATGCGCGAGCGCGCCGACCGCCTGGCGCAGCGCCTGGACCATGTGCTGGCCGACCAGCCACCCGAGCCGCTGGAGACCTGGGTCGAGGAGCTGTACCGCCGCGTCAGCGACCACCAGACCATGGGCAGCGTGGTCGATGAACTGCACTCCACCTTGGCCGAGGCCGAAAAGCACCTGGACCAGTATTTCCGCAACCCCGACGATGTCTCGATGCTGGGCACCGTCACCGGTTCGCTGTCGCAGATGCGCGGCGTGCTGTCGGTGCTGGGCCTGGACCAGGCCGTTGCTGCCACGCAGCACCTGCGCACCGTGGTGGACCAGCTCGCGGCCGGCCAGGTGGCCGACGAGGACAAGCCGGTCGTGTTCGAAAAGCTGGGCAACAGCCTGGGCGCGCTGGGCTTCCTGCTCGACATGCTGGGCTACCAGCGCACCTTGGCGCGCAAGCTCTTTGTGTTTGATGCGACCAGCGGCGAGCTGCGCATTGTGATGGGCACGCAAAAGGCCGGCGATGTCGCACCTGCCCCTGTGCCTGTGGCAGCAGCGCCGGTCGCAGCGCCTGCGGTGCCTGAAGAGCCGGAAGACGATTCCGTCTACTTTGCGCCCACCATTCCGGCGCCGCTGTTCGATGCCAGCCCCGCTCCGGCGCCCAAGGCGCCTGCGGTGCTCGCGCCCGATCTGCAGTTTTTTGCGCCCACGCCGGTGCATGCACCAGCGCCGGCGCCCGCGCCGGTGGTGGTCGCTGCAGCACAGCCAGAGGCATCGGATGAATCGCTGGACGAAGAGCTGCTGGAAATCTTTTTGGAAGAAGCCCAGTCGGTCGTGCAGACCGGCGGCCAGGCGCTGCAGTCCTTGCGCCGTAACGCGGCCGATGCCGAGGCGCTGACGACCCTGCGCCGCGCCTTCCACACGCTCAAGGGCAGCTCGCGCATGGTCGGGCTGGTCCAGTATGGCGATGCCGCCTGGTCGATGGAGCAGGTGCTCAACAGCTGGCTGGCCGAGCACAAGCCGGCCAATGCGCCGCTGCTGGCGCTGAGCGCCGAGGCACTGACCGGCTTTGGCCGCTGGGCCGAGGACATTGGCGCGCAGCGCCAGTCCACCTGGAACCCCGAGATCTTCCGCATCTCGGCCGATGCCATGCGCATCGATGGCCTGCACCTGCCACTGGTGGTGCCCGCCGAGCCAGGCCAGGCCCCCGAGGCCGAGGAATGGCCCCACGATACGCAGCAAATGGCGCTGGAGGCCGATGCCCCTGACGCGGTAGAGACTGCCCAGGCCCTGGCCGAGCTGGAGCTGCCGGTGGAGGACGATGCCCCCGCGCTTGTGGCCCAGGCCGAGGCAACGCCCGCGCTGGTATGGCCGCTCGACGGCATCGACCTGGAGCTCAATCCACCCGCTGCACTGGCGCCCGCGCCGGAACTCACCACGCCTTCGGGTCTGGTGCCGCTGGCCATGGCGCCCGAAAGCGCCGAGGAAGTGGACTTCTCCGAGTTCGCGCAGGCCATGGCCAGTGCCGAGGCCAAGACTGCCCCTGTGCAGGCCCCCGAGTCGCTGCAGCCCCATGACAGCGCGCTGGACTTTGTCTCGATGGATGCCGGCCTGGAGTTTGTGGCCGAGGACGAGGCAGCCAAGCTCGATCCCGCACCGACCCGCTTGCCGCTGGAGCTGCCTTCGCTGGATTTGACGGGGCTGCCCCTTGCCCCTGAGTCATCTGCGCCCTCCGCGCAGCCTGCCGCCACCGCTTTCGACTCCATAGAGTTTGCAGACACCATGCTGCCCGAGCTGGAAGCGCTGCCCGAAGAACCTGTGGCCGAGCCCCAGACCTGGCTGGAAGTGCCCGCCGACCTGGTGCTGCCTGCAGTGGCCACGGGCGCGGTGGAAACCCCGCTCGTTGCACAGCCCGAGCAAGCGCAGCACGTGGACACCGCGGCAGAAAGCCTGGGCGAAGCGCTGGCCCCTGCCGCTGTGCCGGAGCCTGAGGCGGTGCTGCAGCCCGAAGCCGTCGCCGAGCTGGAAGCACCCGCCGAACCGGAAGCCCCTGCCGAAGTGCCTGCAGCGCAGGAAGCACCCGAAGTGCCTGTGCAGCCAGAGGCTTTGGTAGAAGCGCTGGCGCCGGATGCCGCTCCGACAGCCCCGGCCGTGGCGGACAACGAGGAGCCTGCCGAGGTGGCCAATGTGCTGGGTGTCAGTACCGCGCTCTTCAATGTCTACCTGGCAGAGGCGGAGAACTGGTCGCACAACCTGGAGAAGGTGCTGTACGCCTGGGCCCAGGCGCCCAACCGCAACTTCCCCGAAGATGCGATTGCCTATGCCCATTCGCTGGCGGGCAGCTCGTCCACGGTGGGCTTTGGCTCGCTGTCCGAGCTGGCACGCGCGCTCGAGCATGCGCTCTCCCATATCCACAACTTCTCCAACCCGGAGGTCTCCTGGCTCAATACCTGTCAGGCGGCGGGCTCGGAGATTCGCAAGCTGCTGCACCAACTGGCAGCCGGTTTTGTCAAACCTGCCAGCGAGATCGTCGTGCAGGACCTGGTCGATATCGCCAACCAGGAAGTCAACTCGCAGCTGCATCCTCCTTACGGCATGGCCGAGTTCGACGCCGAGCCCTCGGGCCTGGCCGAGCTGCGCGAGCACGCACCTGCGGCGGCCGAGCCGGTGCGCACGTTTGCGCCTGCAGCGGTATCCTCAGCCGCCTTGCCCGATATGCTGGAGCTGCGCAACGACGATGCGATCGAAGTGGTCGACGTCATCGACCCGGACCTGTTCCTGATCTTCGAGGAAGAAGCGCAGGAGTTGCTGCCCAAGCTAGGCGCGGCCTTGCGGGAATGGTCGGCCGACGCGCAGTACCTGCCCCCGCGCGGCGAAGTGCTGCGTCATCTGCACACCCTCAAGGGCAGTGCACGGCTGGCGGGCGCGATGCGCCTGGGCGAGATGTCGCACCGCATGGAGTCCGAGGTCGAGGACATTGGCACGGAAAACCTGACCAGCCAGGACATCGAGATTCTGTTGGCGCGCTATGACGGCCTGCAGCACGAGTTTGTCGGCCTGCAAGAGCGTGGCAACCAGGTGCTGGCAGAAGGCGCCTTGCCCCAGCAGGTACCACCCGCGACCGAGATGGGCGAAGTGGTGGCCGAAGTGGCCGCCAGCACGCCAGCCGCCCAGGAAAGCGCTGGTGCCGAGCAGGCTGCGCAAGCGGCAGATACGGCCGACGCAGGCGCTGGTGTCCAGCACAAGCCGCTGATGCTGCGCATGGCGCCGGTGCGCGCCGCGGCCGGCCAGTCGGTGCGTGTGCGCTCGCAGCTGCTCGACCGCCTGGTCAACGAGGCAGGCGAGGTGCTGATTGCACGCTCGCGCCTCGATATGCGCCTGAGCAACATCCGCTCGTCCATCAAGGACATGTCGAGCAACCTGGAGCGCTTGCGCACCTTGCTGCGCGATGTGGAGATGCAGGCCGAGTCGCAGATGCAGTCGCGCATGGCGCTGGCAAAGGATTCGGACTCGGGCTTTGACCCGCTGGAGTTCGACCGCTTCACCCGCGTGCAGGAACTCACCCGCATGATGGCCGAGTCGGTCAACGACGTGGGCACCGTGCAGCGCAATCTGCAGCGTACGGCCGAAGGCGCCGAAGACGATCTGATTGCCCAGGGCCGCCAAGCCCGTGAGCTGCAGCGCGACCTGCTGCGCACGCGCATGGTGGAGTTCGACTCCATCTCCGAGCGCCTGTATGCGATCGTGCGCCAGATCTCCAAGGAGCTGGGCAAGCAGGTCAAGCTCGACATCACCGGCGCCTCGATCGAGATCGACCGGGGCGTTCTGGACCGGGTGACCCCGGCGTTCGAGCACTTGCTGCGCAACAGCGTGGCGCACGGTATTGAGTCGCCCGAGGAGCGCAAGGCCCAGGGCAAGCAGCCGGTGGGCACCATCGCCATCGATGTGCGCCAGGAAGGCAACGATATCGCCGTGTCCATCCACGACGACGGCGCCGGCCTGCAGCTCGATGCCATTCGCCGCAAGGCGGTGCAGTCGGGCCTGATCACGGCCGACGAGCCGCTCGATGTGGACCAGGCCGCGCAGCTGATTTTTGCGCCCGGCTTCTCCACCGCCTCCGAGGTGTCCGAGCTGTCGGGCCGGGGTATCGGCATGGACGTGGTGCGCACCGAGATCCAGTCGCTGGGTGGCCACATCGTGACCACCTCGGAGACGGGCAAGGGCACGCGCTTCCAGATGGTGATGCCGCTGACCACCGCCGTCACCCAGGTGGTGATGATGCGAGCGGGCGACATCAAGTTCGGCGTGCCGGCCAACCTGGTGGAGTATGTGCGACGCGTGCCCAAGGCCCTGATCGAGCAGGCCCATGCCAACAGTATCTACACCGACAACGAGCAGGCGCTGCCGTTCTACTTTGCCGGCGCGCTGCTGCAGGGCAACCTGCGCAGCAACGAGGAGCCGGAGAAGACCAGTGCGGTGGTGATCCTGCGCTCAGCGACCAAGCGGGTGGCGGTCCACGTCGATGAAGTGCTGGGCAACCAGGAAGTCGTGGTCAAGAACCTGGGCCCGCAGCTTGCGCGTTTGCCAGGTCTGGCAGGCATGTCGGTGCTGGCATCGGGCGCGATTGTGCTGATCTACAACCCGGTGGCTTTGTACACCGTCTATGGCGATCAGATCGCCGAGCGCATTGCCCAGGCGGCCGTGCACCCCGAGGTGGCCAAGGCACCGGTGCGCGAGCTGGCCGAGCAAGTGGTGCAGACGCCGTTGGTGCTGGTGGTCGACGACTCCATCACCGTGCGCCGCGTGACGCAGCGCCTGCTGCAGCGCGAAGGCTACCGGGTGGCACTGGCTGCCGATGGCCTGCAGGCACTGGACCGTCTGCGCGAAGAGCGCCCGGTCATGGTGCTGTCGGACATCGAGATGCCGCGCATGGACGGCTTCGAGCTGGTGCGCGAGATCCGTGCCGATGCGGCGATGAAGGACCTGCCGGTGGTGATGATCACCTCGCGCATTGCCGACAAGCACCGCGAGCATGCCGCCAGCCTGGGCGTGGACCACTACCTGGGCAAGCCCTATGCCGATGAGGTGCTGCTGTCGCTGGTACGCCAGTGCGTGCTGGACGATGAGATCAAGGCGGCCGACGCCGGTTCGCTGCACTGA
- a CDS encoding YqgE/AlgH family protein, whose protein sequence is MSAEIDTSGTMNLTHHFLIAMPGMQDEMFGRSVVYVCEHSEKGALGIIINKPSDITMGKLFDKVDLPLRREDLELEPVFQGGPVHTERGFVLHDRIVIESGAADESAYSATLTIPGGLEMTTSRDVLEALSTGAGPHRVLVSLGYSTWGEGQLESEITENAWLTVHADAGVIFDTPVAERYDTALALLGVQPWALSAAAGRA, encoded by the coding sequence ATGAGCGCTGAGATCGACACTTCCGGGACCATGAACCTCACCCACCACTTTCTGATTGCGATGCCTGGCATGCAAGACGAGATGTTTGGCCGCAGCGTGGTCTATGTGTGTGAGCACAGCGAAAAAGGCGCGCTGGGCATCATCATCAACAAGCCCTCGGACATCACGATGGGCAAGCTGTTTGACAAGGTCGACCTGCCGCTGCGCCGTGAGGACCTGGAGCTCGAGCCCGTGTTCCAGGGCGGCCCGGTGCACACCGAGCGCGGCTTTGTGCTGCACGACCGGATCGTGATCGAGTCGGGCGCCGCCGATGAGTCGGCGTACTCGGCCACCCTGACCATTCCTGGCGGGCTGGAGATGACCACCTCGCGCGATGTGCTCGAAGCGCTGTCCACCGGCGCCGGCCCGCACCGGGTGCTGGTCTCGCTGGGCTATTCGACCTGGGGCGAAGGCCAGCTGGAGTCGGAGATCACCGAAAACGCCTGGCTCACGGTGCATGCCGATGCCGGAGTGATTTTTGACACGCCCGTGGCCGAGCGCTATGACACCGCGCTGGCGCTTTTGGGCGTGCAGCCCTGGGCGCTGTCTGCCGCCGCAGGCCGCGCATGA
- the ruvX gene encoding Holliday junction resolvase RuvX, translating to MTDAATKPLLAEAARMQSFIAFDFGMKRTGAAFGTRMLGTARPLPTIHAEGKARFTPMESLIAQWQPDALVVGIPFHPDGAAHENTALALRFARQLRGRFGLLVFEVDERYSTTEALANGARDADAASACIILEQFMRSLDVPDVGHPN from the coding sequence ATGACGGACGCGGCCACCAAGCCTTTGCTCGCCGAGGCGGCGCGCATGCAAAGCTTTATCGCCTTTGACTTTGGCATGAAGCGCACCGGCGCTGCCTTTGGCACCCGCATGCTGGGCACGGCCCGGCCGCTACCGACGATCCATGCCGAAGGAAAAGCCCGCTTCACCCCGATGGAGAGCCTGATTGCGCAGTGGCAGCCCGATGCGCTGGTGGTCGGCATTCCCTTTCACCCCGATGGCGCCGCCCATGAGAACACGGCGCTGGCGCTGCGTTTTGCGCGCCAGCTGCGGGGGCGCTTTGGCCTGCTGGTGTTCGAGGTGGACGAGCGCTACAGCACCACCGAAGCGCTGGCCAACGGCGCGCGCGACGCCGATGCGGCCTCGGCCTGCATCATTCTTGAACAGTTCATGCGCAGTCTGGATGTGCCTGACGTGGGCCACCCGAACTGA
- a CDS encoding lysophospholipid acyltransferase family protein: MPVLTRSLIGLWRLARMGGHITTGVITIWLKFGRMGHEERNRAVERWAGKLMQLCGIELRVLGAVPQQGPLLIVANHLSWLDIPAIHAARHCRFVSKSDVKAWPVIGGLASAAGTLFIERNSRRDAMRTVSRMEEAMRNGDMVAVFPEGTTGDGQQLLPFHANLLQSAIAAEAPVLPLGLCFYDKHSGRMSSAPSYVGDESLLGSIWRTVTAPPLVAQLNYGEPQSSAGRNRRDWSAELQAAVDQLRQVQR; the protein is encoded by the coding sequence ATGCCCGTACTGACTCGCTCCCTCATCGGCCTGTGGCGTCTTGCGCGCATGGGCGGGCATATCACCACCGGGGTCATCACGATCTGGCTGAAATTTGGCCGCATGGGCCATGAGGAGCGCAACCGCGCGGTGGAGCGCTGGGCCGGCAAGCTCATGCAGCTTTGCGGCATCGAGCTGCGCGTGCTGGGCGCCGTGCCCCAGCAGGGCCCCTTGCTGATTGTTGCCAACCACCTGTCCTGGCTCGATATTCCGGCCATCCATGCGGCCCGGCACTGCCGCTTTGTCTCCAAGTCCGACGTCAAGGCCTGGCCGGTGATTGGCGGGCTCGCCAGCGCTGCGGGCACCTTGTTCATCGAGCGCAACTCCCGGCGCGATGCGATGCGCACCGTCAGCCGCATGGAAGAGGCCATGCGCAACGGCGATATGGTCGCCGTGTTTCCCGAAGGCACCACCGGTGATGGCCAGCAGCTGCTACCCTTCCATGCGAACCTGCTGCAATCGGCGATTGCCGCTGAGGCCCCGGTGCTGCCGCTGGGCCTGTGCTTTTACGACAAGCACAGCGGCCGCATGAGCAGCGCCCCCAGCTATGTCGGCGATGAGAGCCTGCTGGGCTCCATCTGGCGCACGGTGACGGCCCCGCCGCTGGTGGCCCAGCTCAACTATGGCGAGCCGCAAAGCAGCGCAGGCCGCAACCGGCGCGACTGGTCGGCCGAGCTGCAGGCGGCAGTGGACCAGTTGCGCCAGGTGCAGCGCTGA
- a CDS encoding ABC transporter ATP-binding protein: MFLEVSQLNVRYAGRPQPAVAQVSLQLQAGDIGVLIGPSGCGKTTLLRAVAGLEPISGGEIRLQGQVVSSTSTSLPPEKRRIGMVFQDYALFPHLSVGKNVAFGIHQRPKAEQQARVQEVLRLVGLENSAARYPHELSGGQQQRVALARALAPEPQLMLLDEPFSNLDVDLRERLAHELRDILKAARATALFVTHDQLEAFAIGDQIGVMESGHLHQWADATTLFQKPASRFVANFIGHGSLLPASPLPSAQGWQLDTPLGSIATPEAPEACDVLLRASEVVFDPASPYRATLLRKSFRGSQFLYTLQLPSQQLVYAQVSSQLQHALGESIGLRAQPEHLVCFAPEH; this comes from the coding sequence ATGTTTCTTGAGGTCTCCCAACTGAATGTGCGCTACGCCGGGCGCCCCCAGCCTGCCGTGGCGCAGGTGTCCTTGCAGCTGCAAGCTGGCGATATCGGGGTGCTGATTGGTCCCTCGGGCTGCGGCAAGACCACCTTGCTGCGCGCCGTGGCCGGGCTGGAGCCCATCAGCGGCGGCGAGATCCGGCTGCAAGGCCAGGTGGTCAGCAGCACCAGCACCAGCCTGCCGCCTGAGAAGCGCCGCATCGGCATGGTGTTCCAGGACTACGCCCTCTTCCCGCATTTGAGCGTCGGCAAGAATGTGGCCTTTGGCATCCACCAGCGGCCCAAGGCCGAGCAACAAGCGCGCGTGCAAGAGGTGCTGCGCCTGGTGGGGCTGGAGAACAGCGCTGCGCGCTACCCGCATGAGCTCTCGGGCGGCCAGCAGCAACGCGTGGCGCTGGCCCGGGCGCTGGCACCCGAGCCGCAGCTGATGCTGCTCGATGAACCCTTCTCCAACCTCGATGTGGATCTGCGCGAGCGCCTGGCCCATGAGCTGCGCGACATCCTCAAGGCCGCACGGGCGACCGCCCTCTTCGTCACCCATGACCAGCTCGAAGCCTTTGCCATTGGCGACCAGATCGGCGTGATGGAAAGCGGCCATCTGCACCAATGGGCCGATGCCACGACCCTGTTCCAAAAGCCGGCGAGCCGCTTTGTGGCCAACTTTATTGGCCATGGCAGCCTGCTGCCGGCCAGCCCGCTGCCTTCTGCACAGGGCTGGCAGCTGGACACCCCCCTCGGTTCCATTGCCACGCCTGAGGCCCCAGAGGCCTGCGATGTGCTGCTGCGCGCCAGCGAGGTGGTGTTTGACCCGGCATCGCCCTACCGGGCAACCCTGCTGCGCAAGTCGTTTCGGGGATCGCAGTTTTTGTACACCTTGCAGCTGCCCAGCCAGCAGCTGGTCTACGCCCAGGTCTCCAGCCAGCTGCAGCATGCGCTGGGCGAGAGCATTGGCCTGCGCGCCCAGCCCGAGCACCTGGTCTGCTTTGCGCCCGAGCACTGA
- a CDS encoding ABC transporter permease, with protein MQNLARFRRQLLLVAIALVLVLPVLTVFSAWLPGAGNDADAFAVVREMFATVLPGYIRTTVALGLMVALGAAVLGSLCAAAVTLFDFRGRKTLEWLLLLPLAMPAYVTAYAYTDFLQFSGPLQVWMRASFGWEGRLLPEVRSLGGAVLVFVVSLYPYVYLLARTALSERAAHLMEAARLLGASMPRRIWTVALPMARPAVVAGVALVMMETLADFGVVSYFGIQTFTTGIYKAWLAMENRSAAAQLATMLLVLVLVVLQLELRAQRRMRFVTSGVGRASSAEAQPYRLQGARCLAAWLVCGLPVLLGFVLPVLFMLRPLAADWSVIPLDRFVQWAGNSIRFGAITAVLAVAIAMLAAYAARRSQDWVTRSTVGLISLGYAVPGAVIVVGLLLPVGWVQQAFPQWGFPALITATSTGIIWAYLVRFTAIALQALQSGYTRIPKSLDESARMLGVGSAGLLARVHGPLLRRSALTAALLVFVDVMKELPATMVLRPFNSDTLAVVAYQLARDERLGEAALPSLALVLVGLVPVILLIRTMRSSAAR; from the coding sequence TTGCAAAACCTTGCCCGCTTCCGTCGTCAGCTGCTGCTCGTAGCCATTGCCCTGGTGTTGGTGTTGCCAGTGCTCACGGTCTTTAGCGCCTGGCTGCCCGGGGCGGGCAATGACGCCGATGCCTTTGCCGTGGTGCGGGAGATGTTTGCCACGGTGCTGCCCGGCTATATCCGCACAACGGTGGCGCTGGGCCTGATGGTGGCGCTGGGCGCGGCGGTGCTGGGCAGCTTGTGCGCGGCGGCTGTGACCTTGTTCGATTTTCGCGGCCGCAAGACCCTGGAGTGGCTGCTGCTGCTGCCGCTGGCGATGCCGGCCTACGTGACGGCCTATGCCTATACCGACTTTCTGCAGTTCAGCGGGCCGCTGCAGGTGTGGATGCGTGCCAGCTTTGGCTGGGAAGGGCGCTTGCTGCCGGAGGTGCGGTCGCTGGGCGGCGCCGTGCTGGTGTTTGTGGTCTCGCTCTACCCCTATGTCTACCTGCTGGCGCGCACGGCGCTGAGCGAGCGCGCCGCGCACCTGATGGAGGCCGCGCGCCTGCTGGGCGCGTCGATGCCGCGCCGCATCTGGACGGTGGCCTTGCCGATGGCGCGACCTGCCGTGGTGGCCGGGGTGGCGCTGGTGATGATGGAGACCCTGGCCGATTTTGGCGTGGTGAGCTACTTTGGCATCCAGACCTTTACCACCGGCATCTACAAGGCCTGGTTGGCGATGGAAAACCGCAGTGCTGCCGCCCAGCTGGCCACGATGCTGCTGGTCCTGGTGCTGGTGGTGCTGCAGCTGGAGCTGCGCGCGCAGCGGCGCATGCGCTTTGTCACCAGCGGGGTGGGGCGCGCCTCATCGGCCGAGGCCCAGCCCTACCGCCTGCAAGGCGCGCGCTGCCTGGCTGCCTGGCTGGTCTGTGGTCTGCCGGTGCTGCTGGGCTTTGTGCTGCCGGTCCTGTTCATGCTGCGGCCTCTGGCGGCCGATTGGTCGGTGATTCCGCTGGACCGCTTTGTGCAGTGGGCGGGCAACAGCATCCGCTTTGGCGCCATCACCGCCGTGCTGGCGGTGGCCATTGCGATGCTGGCCGCCTACGCTGCACGCCGCAGCCAGGACTGGGTCACACGCAGCACCGTGGGCCTTATCAGCCTGGGCTATGCGGTGCCTGGCGCGGTGATTGTGGTGGGCTTGCTGCTGCCCGTTGGCTGGGTGCAGCAGGCGTTTCCGCAATGGGGCTTTCCGGCGCTGATCACCGCCACCTCGACCGGCATCATCTGGGCCTACCTGGTGCGCTTTACCGCCATTGCGCTGCAGGCCTTGCAAAGCGGCTACACCCGCATTCCCAAGAGCCTCGATGAATCGGCGCGCATGCTGGGCGTGGGCAGCGCCGGCCTGCTGGCCCGCGTGCATGGTCCGCTGCTGCGCCGCTCGGCCTTGACCGCTGCCTTGCTGGTGTTTGTCGATGTGATGAAGGAGCTGCCCGCGACGATGGTGCTGCGGCCCTTCAACAGCGACACCTTGGCCGTCGTCGCCTACCAGCTGGCACGCGATGAGCGCCTGGGAGAGGCGGCGCTGCCATCGCTGGCACTGGTGCTGGTGGGGCTGGTGCCGGTCATCTTGCTGATCCGCACCATGCGCAGCTCGGCTGCGCGCTGA